Part of the Lycorma delicatula isolate Av1 chromosome 13, ASM4794821v1, whole genome shotgun sequence genome is shown below.
aaaaaaaaaaaatagtaaaatttaatgttaccccattttaaTCCTTTGAATATACCTTCATGCCTGTACAAGCGCCCCGCTTCCACCTATCCAGTAAACCACCTAATATCCCACACAGCAGTACAATCCTCACCAAGCGCTGGTTGGCTTTATAGAAAGGATCCCAGTATTGCAAGAGCATTCTGTCGTAAGCTGCCACTCTGAAGATGAAGTTCCCTGGTCGACCCAACATGGAACCTCCTGGCAGCTGCCAGTGACCCGATCGGAACAGCAGGCTTGGCCAGCCAATCAAGGGAGCCACTGGGTGTGGAGACCACCTTCCCACCCCAGCTTGTTGGACTTCAAGTGCCTTGGCCAGCAGGCCTACAGTAGGAGCTGGCGTAACATGGATTCACTCAAGGAGAATTGCCTCGGCTGTGCTGGCAGAAAACAACCAATGCCGACCCGATACTATGGGGCTCTGGTTTTGTATatcttatatacaaatataatgtgTATTGTTAATTATGAAAACTAGAGCAGCAATTTTTTAATGATggaatattatctaaaaatgagTTTTGTATAACTGGAAGAAATGCAGTTTATGTATACAATACAAATTACAGCATGttgttaataactaattaaaagaatatcAGCCGTTACAAAGAATTCACATGAATTATACTGTGGtactatttttataagtatagatgttatatttttcttctcattttctaaaaattaatctataactGATGTGAATGTATTCAGCAAATGTTAgtcatatgtattttttctaaattagattaaattgtaTTATCTGTGATATTTTTAGGGGGTTTTTGAAACCCCCTAAAAAGTTTATCTTGTGCAGTATGTTCCTAAATGCATACAACATGCATTATCTTGTTAAGTGTAGTTTAAAAAGGAGTGTCATTTTGTTTTCTGATCAACTGTGTACTATACTTAACCCTCTTGTTCCGGCCAATAAATTATAAGTCTCATTGGCTTTTgtcttaaattattcttttagtactctttttttgttttcagagtttctttaaagaaaaactcTCCTGGagatttcttttaatcttttcttgatTTATTCCCAATTTTATTTACCAGAATTTTCTATTTCtgctttatttaaatcttttttaacttatttgaatgtatctttttagtttttctttctatcCAAAAGCAGGATTTTCATGGGAATTCTTTTATCACTTATTCTTAAATGAAGTCTATAAAAATCAATCTCCTCTCATGgactatttctttaaatttctctgGTAGTATTTTTATTGGGTGGGGGGGGAGTTTATATATTGTAGGTGTGCCATCTATTTAACTGGTGATCCAGTAGGACCAactacaagggttattttttttcaaggtccgatcgatcatgaaattaaaaccacagtgaaaataaaacatttttaatggaaggaagcgagtgtcaaccgatgatctcattgagcgagtggatgaggcgattcgagaaattcgtcagttcacaatttctgtattgagtgattcgtttcttgaaatttcaaggtcagctctctacaccattatgagtgagagacttcagtaccacaaactgtgtgcgagatggattcccaagatgctgtccgaccatcacaaaacaatgagaatggacgcctccctaacgtttctccagcgctaccactatgaaggagaagattttttgaacaaaattgtcgaaGGGGACGAGACATAGTCCATTTCAaaattgaagaaacaaaagaacaatccaaacagtggatgcattgtcattctcccagtaaaccgaagaagttcaagtgaaccttctccaacagaaagtgtatggctactgtgttctgggaccggaatttTCTCTTGGTGGagttcatggaacgtggcacgaccatcactgcaacCTCATATtacgtgactcttcaacatctacgaagggcaattcagaataagcagagatgaatgttgtcatcaggcattgtctttctccatgataaTGCTTGGTCGCACgctgcagctgtaacaaataagctcctgcagcgtttttgttgggaagtgcttgatcactcaccatacagcccagaattagctccatccgattttcacctctttgctcgcaTGAAATGCtgactaggaggacaacatttttggcacagacatcgagctgcagaccagcatagaaacatggctgaaaacacaggcggctccattctatgacaagtgtattggaaagttggtatcatgctacgacaaatgtctaaatcgaagtggcgactatgtagagaaatagcgtcaCTATTTAACTActtgttacaaacaaaaattttttatttttactgtggttttaatttcgtgaccgatcggaccttgaaaaaaaaataaccctcgtataactTGTGTCATGCCTTTCATCGTAAATTATTTGGATTCTAATACTGGTCAGGTTTGACATTTTGACCAATggattaaataaactgtaaatatatggtaatataataaattaaaaaccatgcatcaaactaaaagaaaatactttttcagtatgctttaaattattttattttatttttttttttgagatatacaattaaaaaaaagaaatgttgctCATATGAATAAAAAGAGCTGTTCATAAGATCTTGCTTCTAAATGAAAATagagaatgaatttttgtaagaaattgtaATCAAGTATCTCTTGGtagcaaaatattttcattaaatttttgtgaaaagttaaaaatatcttcagtCATCTGTGACTAtatgatttttcagtttaaaaaatgttctgtttattaattccaaaaaaaattataaaaacaccgCCAGAAGAACGTTctctacataataaataaaaaatcattgtcaAAGTTTGCCTATTTGGCGAGAGTAGAACTTcgacatagaataaaaaaaaaccatacaagTCAAATTGAGAATCTTCCTTAGTTtaagtttgataaataaaaagtaaccatAACTGATGTCACCTATAGCTATTTTATAAATAGCTcaattttcatattgtttaaaCTATGTATCCCAATTTTTCTTGATTGATATGGATAAATTGACACAGATTGGTACGAATGACACTAGTCTGAGCtgatttctctgaaaataatcatGTTTATTAAACATTCAGTCCCTTTGGTGAACAAAATTAAGGTGTCACTCTCATAGTTGAATATATGATGCATTTTAGATTTACTATtatgttgttatatatttatatcatcatATTTAGTTCTCACTGGAGAGGCTAGTGAGAAAACATTTCACTCTTTTCTTCCAGTCATAAAGGCATTCATGTATCATCTTTGTGATTGACTTGTGTCAGATCCGCTATAGTTATTATATTGTGGCACCAACGTATATGTaaccaaatttatataattaaaaaaatataagatcaCATACGTAAATCAGTATGGTTGTACAATTGcgcaaaaacattattaaaattagtcgTATCAGATAACAAGTAAAATTGGTGAAGGAAGCTGAGTACGAGGTACAAATATTCCTGAGACCTGTTGCACACTTATCTGATCAATTTATATCATACATGGAATTAAGTAATGTATAGAGATCAATATTGTGGATACCTACATCATCTGAACAATTGAAATAAACACAAACGGTGTTTATTTCAAACTgaagagtaaaataaacataaaaaactataaaatggaagaaaagtTCCAGTTAAATTATGTGTCTGATCATGTtccctctttctttttctgtttagcttccagaaccaccataaggtattacttcagaggatgatatgtatgaatgtaaatgagatatagtcttgtacagtctcaggttgaccattcctgagatgtatgattaattgaaacccaaccaccaaagaacaccggtatccacaatctattattcaaaCCCATGTAAAAGtaggcctttactaggatttgaaccttagaactctctactttgAAAATCAGACTAGATTTAGAAAATAGATTTCGAAATCAGTTGAGTTGTAATGACGAGTTATTCgctactagaccaactcggtgggctGTGCCCAGATTCTTCCACTCAAGCAAGAGATGCCTACCTGTTAAACCACAACAACACTGATTTCAGATTTCAAGTAATACATCATTCACAAAGTTTTCTaactattttacttataattttgacTTATAAATTGAGCTTTGtgctaaaattacaattaaattttggaCTAAATATGTGCATTAATAACTAACAGTTTATTAActgctaaattttttattacttatgtttttttttttattattattattatggttggCTCTATAAACAACTGTCCATTTTAAAAAAGCTCATTCATAAGAAACTTACAGTTAGATAAAATCACGAAAAATTATTGCAGAGATGTGGCATAAAGAGATTGATTCATTGGATGAaggaatatacatttttgttactCTTTAAAGTTTTCCTAATAGATTTCTTGAATATtcacatcaaaattattttcaggcTGTATATTATTACACAAGTCCAATAAAGAGACATCTTGCCTAATTTTTAGTTTCAAAGCTACCAGtaactagttattttttaacacttaGAAAACTGCCATGGTAGAAACTCTTATGAACAACACAAAAACTGGTAATTAAGGTTCGTCATagtgtaattttacaataaggTAGGACTAAGGTAAGTGTAGCCCTAAGTAGGTTTTGCTCATATAGATCACTTAGCAGGCATGTCtaattgtaaatgtttaatttgttagAATTAGGTttccataaataatatatagttatttacaactacagtattaacattttaaacggtaaactgaaccaaattcaaatgtattaaatataatgtgaATCACTGAAGATGACGACCGCAAGAGTGATTggaaatctatattttattaaatttaatttgcttgTTATTTTGCGACTGATATTTTCATTCACGATTCACGGACGAAAATGTAAATGAACGAGTACAGCGCACTACCATGCACTTCATGTTGCACCCTTATGCAAGGTATATTGTTGAAGTCGGTCAcaaattttagtcaaattttcACGAGACCTTTTTTCATAAAGTTCTAACATTTTGTGCATGGGTGAaaagtttagaattttaaaaagaagcaTTGTTAAAGTAATTGTACAATTTGAAGCTTTCTTTATAATCATGACTTATAAGATAATCTGTgggcatatttatatttaatctttttgttatttattaatgtatgatataatttaaagttaGTGTCCTCACGACACCAAGTTTCTTCATTGCTGCCATGCGGTCCCACCAAACCCTACCTGCACACACATGTGTCTGGAAGATTTATTATTTGATGTGTATGAGTAATCCGCTCTTACTTCTTCGACAAAAGGTGGTCGCCGTTCCCAAACCACGATTGCAAATCATGTTTTATCCCAATTGTAAGttcccctttttcctttcctATCAAGAAGAAAGAAGAGGGAATGAACCTAGCAGCCACCAACAGtatagaagaacgaagaaacctgcactttcttTCCCCGTTCAGTCCTTCAGGGCCACGGGAACAGCATGGTTACTGGCATGTAATTTCGATTACTGCCTAGTCTCGGAAAGTGTAGGCCAAAGAAAAAAGAAGAGGTcatctgaagaagaaaaaagaccCACTACGCGACCCGCCGTCACGTACTGGAGTCCAGAAGAGGAGCCCAGCAGAGAAGCAACATGAAGGGCAGCCTCCGAAGAAGTAGATGAAGATCTCCTTTAtccatactttaaaaaaacttacaattaattaaattagcaaTTGCTTACTCCAAAAAATTAGGGCCCCGTTGTGTCGTATTCcagctagcctatgaagcgttagcaccgaaaggactttaGTGGACGGTCTTAaagggaattacgtcgggagcacaggttttaaaagcatagtctcccgcggtcggacccagaaatcGGTTTGAGAACGCTATTCACAAATCtgtccataaaatataacaaaacttgaaacttagaaccaacattaaaataaactagaatcatacagcagcaaggggcGCTGTCTAGGCTCTGCGATttgaagggagaatttgtgaaactcccgccacttttgcgttccgttccgtcaCAACACAAACTTTTAGATTACATGTATTAACTATTTGACTTTAAACCCACTTCCCCGAATCGGGATTAGAAGTATTTTCACTTATGGTATTTAAGTAGTAATTCAGTATTGAGTTTCAAAAACTACTCTAATAAAAGTAGTGTTTctaatgaaaatagaattaacaattttttaattaaacgccATCGCAAAACCTACATTAGCAAGTAAGAATTTTAGGAATGTCATACCAACTtgcaatgaaattaattacaatttctttatgaaaaagtatgaaatatataaaacgatgatttattttgtcagtacataaattacatttacattaacaaTTGCAACATTTGATTACaagtttaatgaatatattatatatatatatacacacacacaatgtattaaaaaatcatttttaactgttattttaaattatgaaattaaatatgttgaattGTTACCCTTTTTAtagaacataatattaaattaatgtagtttGCTGcaggtataattattataagtatgcAATTATACATAATGCAAAATAATGAGGGTAATTTATGTTGTCTTGTgttgtgtaaattaattatttttttgtttgaaaagaatGAATAGCATACTTATTCTTAAGgtttttggttctttttttttattaataaaaatcaataacaggGCTTTtggtttttctaataaaatttgaataataagcAGCGAATTACGTGTTGTTGTTTCTTGAAATTTGTTGTTACGGTTATGTTGTTAGTTTTGACAGTTCTGGAATACGtatatcattgtttttatatatgtaataatgtagtattaattatttgtaaataatattggcACATGTATATTGTTTATGAGAGTAAGTTAgaagtaaattgttaattatgtCATAAATTTAAAGTGTTGAAAAAGTTCGTTCCGGAATAAAGCAGTTCATGTCTTTCATAGAGATTTgagagaatgtttttaaaaagtgaaacttttgttttattatatgtcaAAAACGTGATTTAATCTGGTATTAGTGTTATCAGTTTgttaattttcgttttttaatccTTATTAAAGCTTGTGAGTTTCTCAAACTTAATTTTGAACGGTTTGTGTTCAAATACAGTACTCAACTGTTTTTGTAGAATAGGAAAGATGATATGTATACGAATAGCGGGgattgaaaaagttaatttacagtaattattattttctttaactatttaaaatattaaaacctaacCTTTCTTatagaaatctttttaaagaattaactTGATCGTTTgttattcttttgaaataatgattgttattctttggattttaatcgaaaattattataatgtgttTAGAAGACTAATTATggaggttatatatttttttaaatgctctatTCTGGCTTGCAGTAGCTGAAGGAACTATGATTGTTGTGTATACcacataatataaaatcataagtTTGTAATGTTTTTCTCTGATCCTGGGTAAAGATGCCTAAGAATTATGTGGAGGAAGGAAGCACAGTTCCTGATTTCTTGGCCCTTCTATAAATGGATTGTGAACTTCTCATTACTTGCTTTTTCTCCTTATCCTTGATTTTTTACTCCAGAATCTTTTGATGTAATGCCCTGTTTTTAAGAATCTGTATTAAGGGTTCTAGATCCCTTTAGAGGTATCTCTGTAGTATGTGTGGGTAATTGGCCAGGTCTGAGAAAATCTTTTGATGTGCTACATTTTATATCTagtggatataaaaaaaatcatatggttgAGTGTTTGTCAGATAATGCAAAGTGTCTGTAAACACTAGGTAGTCCAAAAATCATacatcttgaaaaatattaaatgggtaGTTTTATGGGTACTTTTTATAATAtagctttgttttttaaatttcactttttattttaatagtcgtTTTATGGGTACTTTTTATAATAtagctttgttttttaaatttcactttttattttggtCTTCAGTTCCTGattgttaatattacattttagtaCATTTCAAAAGTCCCAAAGAATCAAATCTGATGACATGAAGTCAAATCTTATGACTTGAGGGTCATAATACTGTTGAaattaggcaaaaaaaaatttttttttaaatctagggTTTGATTGTTACATATACcgtgttattgttttgtttaaattataattccttATACATCAGACTCTCTAAAAGAGTCATATATTTAGATATATGTCaggtaaaagtatttattttgtagtattgttaaaaaaaaaaactttgtcagTAATTTTCTTCTACAGAAACTGACACACCAAATTTTTCTCATTGTAAAGATGATTCTTAAAACATGCAAATTTTCACTTCAAATACGATTATTCTGGGTATTAATGTTCTTGCTTTGTTGTAACCATCTATCATCAGTAAATTAAGCATTTAATATCATTTACGTACATTTCTTTAATGATTCTTACCACTTGcatattattcaatttaacttTATCTTGTTCTTTAAGTTCTTGATTGAAACtgattttataagattataattataagcgaAGTGTTGTTAAAGCTAGTTTCTTTTAGGAATTCTGACCAGAAAATAaagtacacaataattttttttaaaaagcaacagTTGGTTTTTcaacattgttaattttaaaaattgaaggtcGAAGGTTGAAGTGGCACACTCTAGAGTGTGCCACTATGTCCAAAGcattatttttccaaaagtaaTTGAGCAAAGggattttatattcagttttttttgttataaaattaaaaaaacttgtatggATAAGTGTAACTAAAATACtccatgttaacaaaaaaaattcaatcgtaTAACAATAATTTCTATTCACTTATCCCTGCTGCTGAAAGGTAGAGTCTCTAATTCTGGATTGTGATTTCTGGATGGCGTGTGATTTAtatgtttgataaataaataaattttatatattcaaattttgatttatttttgcttAAGTGCTTTTGTAAGTACATTACTTCATCTGCAgcatataatagttataattatttttttttaattttaaacattggaatgaaaagaaagaagaaatttctgtcaaattcataataaaatgataCACAATGTGAATACCGCAACATAGAAGTTCATATTcgcttttgtttaactttttcttatctttaattagttgtttacttaaactttattttttattgaggaTAATCCCTTCacattacttttgtttgttccagattagttttattaattagttaccATCTTAAAgggatataaatttataaaaaaatggaaaacagtTTACCCACTCAGGATGAATTGGTGAATGATACACCTTCTTGTAATGTTGAAATCACCAAAATTAAGACTGAATCTGTAAGTatgcaattatttcattattattgctatatatatatatatatatatatatatatatatatatatatatatatatatatgtatatatgtatatatatttttttttttggttatgaaTTGAATTTCTTTATAGGGATGATTGAAACAAAAAAGTGAataagaaagaattaataaaggtagagaagaattaataaaaatacatttttattaattcttgaaGGGGGTGTTAAGGAAACGTTTTTTATGAATGTACCATAAAGTTTTAAGATATTATACTAGTCCTTGGGAGTTGTTGTAACCTCACAGTTCTTTTACACCTGGAACAATGTTGGGAGTAGTATCTTGAAAACTTAAAAGATGTTAACTGAATATATATTTACCAGTATCCAAATCTATGTATAACCCGTAACTAATTGAGAaaatagaaaatgagattttaataaacatttttgtttattttgataaacaattaattagtcccttaagtttggccaatACCTCTAGGGTTCTTGTacaatttttgtacttatttataaaaataacattaaaattcttgtaaaacattattcttttttcacGATATGTAAAATGTAGCTATTTTTAGAatagtgaatgttattttttatattattaatttttatatcattttatttcaggATGTTACAGAAACAGACGAtgtattagttataaaaaataataataaagaattagaaaatggaAGAATGGAAATTGAAAAGAATTATCATAATCATTGTCTTGTAGCAGAAGTATTTAACAGTAGTAACGAGACTGCAAAAATGAATCAGAAAAGTTTTATAGATAACTGTAAATATTATAGCagcgaaaataataataataataataaagaaaatgatgtagataaaaatataaataatattgctgaTAGTACAAAAAATGTCAATGTAAATAATTCGGTAAATCAATTCGAAGAATGTAACATTAAAGTTGAATCGAATATTTATGAAAGGTTATTGGATGAAGAAAATGCCATTAATGAAAgtatgaaaactgaaaataatgaagaagacAAAGAatctgaagaagaagaagaagaagaggaggaggaggaggaggattTTGATAAGATATCATCATTAAATGATGATTTATATGATAACGCTGAATCATTAACATCAAAGAACAAGAATTCATCATcaacaaaatcattaattatgCCATTATTAAATACATCATCATCGTCAACATCTATGTCATATATTTGtaagttatgtaataaaatatttacgtcaTCGTCATTGGACTCCGTGGATCAATTAGACCAggataatcatttaaaaactcatatgataattaacatagatttaaatttattccagTGTGAGTtgtgtaaaaaagaatttagtgATAAACGTACTTTACAACAACATATGTGTGTACATGCAAACCAAAAACCGTATATTTgtcatatttgtttaaaaatgtttgcacAGAAACGTTACTTGTCGTTGCATATTGCTACACATACAGGTGATAAAAGATATAGTTGTAAAATGTGTGATAAATCGTTTATTCAatcgtcaaaattaaaaatacatcttcgTGTACATACCGGTGAAAAACCACATAcatgtaatatatgtaataagaattttttccaGTCGTGTAATCTAAAACAGCATATGCGGATACACATGAATGATAAACCATATGAATGTGAAacatgtaaaaaatcattttcagaacGTTATAAATTGGTGTATCATCAAAGAACTCATACAGGTGAGAAACCATTTGTTTGTGAAGTCTGTTCAAAATCGTTTTCGCAGCgtataaaattagaatatcaTACTCGTGTACATACTGGTTTAAAACCGCATAAATGTGACGTTTGTTCACGTACATTTACGCATAAATTCCAAAAATCGATGCACATGCGTCATCATACGGGTGAAAAACCCTATGCATGTAAAGCATGCGATGAACGTTTTTCACATCttgaacatttaaaaacacatatgtGTATTAAATCTGGTGCACAAACACCGTATGtttgtaatatatgtaataaagtattttataaaccGAGTCATCTTAAACGTCACATGTATAGTCATACCGGAGAAAAACCGTATGAGTGCGAACAGTGTAAACGTACATTTACTCAAAAAGGTGCATTAGTTCGTCATGTAAGAGCGCATAATGATAACGATAAAAAACATGTTTGCGATGTTTGTTTAAAAGGTTTTTCACGTAAAAGTCAGTTATTAGTACATTCTCGTACTCATACGGGTGAAAAACCATACGCATGTAAAATCTGCgatgataaattttcaaatttagatCACTTAAAGGCTCATATGTGTTTAGTACATACCGGTTGGAATTACACGTGCAGCGTTTGTAATAAGGGTTTCTCACATTATGGTAACTATAAAAAACATATGATTATTCATACGGGCGAAAAGACGCAGGTTTGTGAAATCTGTTCAAAAtcgtttttagaaaaaagtaaactaaatgtCCATATGCGTACGCATACAAAAGAGAAACCGTTCGTTTGTGATATTTGTAATCGTGGTTTTGCTCAAAAGGGTCAGTTGGGTGTTCATTTACGTAGTCATACGGGTGAGAAACCTTATCCATGTAAATTTTGTGagaaaaaatttgctaaattacgtaacttaaaaattcatttaaataatgtacattataCTACATATGAGGCTGTTAAGtaacatatttattgtaaaagcatGTTTATAAGTGACAACTTCAACGTGTAAAAgcgtacttaatttaattaattccagTTAGGATTTGCGTGACTTGTTATAATCCTACCTACGTAAACCTAGTTATCTTTCATCTGATAGGTGGTACAgttgattattctgtaatatacatacatttttattatttttttaaaataaataaaattggtcaTGTATATTTCTGAATGCAAAAAAGGTTAGCAGTCATTCTGGAATTTATATGTTGAGAAGCTTTCAAGGAGCTTTCAAAGCACGGCTTTGTGTGTAGTTGGTGTTAGGACTGACtatattaaactgtttttgaaCCTGTCTACTATTCATATTTACTAGGTGTTGCAGATGAGGCAgtacatatgtttttttcaattacatttacaacttcctttttttttaagtgagtaATGAGTTTTGTGCAAGAAATATTAAGCTTGATCaggattcaaatttaaaatactccAGATGGGAGGCAGAGATGCAGCTACTCTATTCCTTGTCTTCATTAACTTGTTAACATGATCATTAATCTCTTCTTTTCTGGTAATAACTATGCTTGTTTCCTCTGGTAGCTAGTGGGCATTGCCACCTGCTGTGGGTgggtattttttttcttgtactgGGTGTCCtacagagaaactttcaggacatgttctagtggtaaaaataatgaaaaaagttaatataaatatcggtttggaaacactttgtttttggGTTAAGGTTAGCTAAAGATTTCACTttgatttcagctcttctaataaaaagaagccctgctgtaatttttgagacccaaattaaggaataaagttgatgatggtttcttatgtaacttGAGCTGGGAAGTAAgataaaacaagtcccagaactgtaactccagtagttttatatcagatgtaaaacaaaatttggtgttgaaaaacaaattttttttaggtttgtagtaaagTAGCTTTGTTATATGATTAATGtgcagaagatttagtaacaaaacttgtagagaatttaattttgagtaaattaatgtaaattcagccaattaaaaacttttaaaatcggTTCTTTATTGAAACAATCAA
Proteins encoded:
- the LOC142333669 gene encoding uncharacterized protein LOC142333669, whose protein sequence is MENSLPTQDELVNDTPSCNVEITKIKTESDVTETDDVLVIKNNNKELENGRMEIEKNYHNHCLVAEVFNSSNETAKMNQKSFIDNCKYYSSENNNNNNKENDVDKNINNIADSTKNVNVNNSVNQFEECNIKVESNIYERLLDEENAINESMKTENNEEDKESEEEEEEEEEEEEDFDKISSLNDDLYDNAESLTSKNKNSSSTKSLIMPLLNTSSSSTSMSYICKLCNKIFTSSSLDSVDQLDQDNHLKTHMIINIDLNLFQCELCKKEFSDKRTLQQHMCVHANQKPYICHICLKMFAQKRYLSLHIATHTGDKRYSCKMCDKSFIQSSKLKIHLRVHTGEKPHTCNICNKNFFQSCNLKQHMRIHMNDKPYECETCKKSFSERYKLVYHQRTHTGEKPFVCEVCSKSFSQRIKLEYHTRVHTGLKPHKCDVCSRTFTHKFQKSMHMRHHTGEKPYACKACDERFSHLEHLKTHMCIKSGAQTPYVCNICNKVFYKPSHLKRHMYSHTGEKPYECEQCKRTFTQKGALVRHVRAHNDNDKKHVCDVCLKGFSRKSQLLVHSRTHTGEKPYACKICDDKFSNLDHLKAHMCLVHTGWNYTCSVCNKGFSHYGNYKKHMIIHTGEKTQVCEICSKSFLEKSKLNVHMRTHTKEKPFVCDICNRGFAQKGQLGVHLRSHTGEKPYPCKFCEKKFAKLRNLKIHLNNVHYTTYEAVK